The Treponema medium genome has a window encoding:
- the era gene encoding GTPase Era has product MRSGVVCIIGRPSAGKSTFLNSVCGGTVSIVSALPQTTRSSVRGILTAEQGQIIFLDTPGYHISEKKINRRMQLIAENRLQEADAVLYLIDASRPFGEEELAICALLKNKQDRLIAGINKTDSPAARPGQTCLSVMQALPELLQERIFELSAQEKTGLEPVLAALFALLPEGELLYPEDFYTDQPVDFRIAEIIRGQAISRLYEEIPHALYVDIQDMEMKKNGKELFVRAFLCVERESQKAMVIGKGAAMIKAIRVESQKELRKIFPYRVQLDLQVRVDKNWRQKDRVLQSVLQE; this is encoded by the coding sequence CAACATTTCTAAACAGTGTTTGCGGCGGGACAGTATCGATTGTTTCTGCACTGCCGCAGACCACGCGCAGCTCCGTCCGCGGTATCCTTACGGCGGAGCAGGGGCAGATTATCTTTCTTGATACGCCCGGTTATCATATCAGTGAAAAAAAAATAAACCGCCGTATGCAGCTTATTGCGGAAAACCGTCTCCAAGAGGCGGATGCCGTGCTGTATCTTATCGATGCATCGCGTCCGTTCGGCGAAGAAGAGCTGGCTATCTGTGCATTGCTGAAAAATAAACAAGATCGCTTGATTGCCGGTATTAATAAAACCGACAGTCCCGCAGCACGTCCGGGGCAAACCTGCTTGAGTGTGATGCAAGCCTTACCCGAACTACTCCAAGAGCGAATTTTCGAGCTGTCCGCGCAGGAAAAAACGGGACTAGAGCCCGTGCTTGCCGCACTGTTTGCTCTCCTACCCGAAGGTGAACTTTTGTATCCCGAAGACTTTTATACCGACCAGCCGGTGGATTTCCGTATTGCCGAAATTATCCGCGGGCAGGCAATCAGCCGCCTCTACGAAGAAATTCCCCATGCACTGTATGTTGATATTCAGGATATGGAGATGAAAAAGAACGGCAAGGAGCTTTTTGTCCGTGCTTTCCTGTGCGTAGAGCGGGAAAGCCAAAAGGCGATGGTTATCGGTAAAGGCGCAGCGATGATTAAAGCAATCAGGGTAGAATCCCAAAAAGAGCTGCGTAAAATTTTTCCCTATCGGGTACAGCTTGATTTACAGGTGCGCGTCGATAAAAATTGGCGCCAAAAAGACCGAGTGCTGCAGTCTGTGTTACAGGAATAG